One window of the Penaeus monodon isolate SGIC_2016 chromosome 1, NSTDA_Pmon_1, whole genome shotgun sequence genome contains the following:
- the LOC119573334 gene encoding dihydropteridine reductase-like isoform X2, with translation MSAGKIIVYGGRGALGSAVVKHFKANDWWVGTIDLAANEEADANVIVSKDANWSSQAEAVMSGLEGALGTDKVDAIINVAGGWAGGNAASKDFLKSCEMMWSQSVWSSTITAQAASRFLKEGGFVALPGAKPALEGTAGMIGYGLAKAAVHQLTKSLGDEKSGLPTGATTVAILPITLDTPMNRKWMSGADFSTWTSLEFVAELFMKWTKGQDRPKSGSLVQLITKDNKTELK, from the exons ATGTCTGCCGGAAAAATTATCGTCTACGGAGGTCGTGGAGCTCTCGGTTCCGCGGTCGTCAAGCACTTTAAAGCCAACGACTGG TGGGTGGGCACCATTGACCTCGCTGCCAATGAGGAGGCTGATGCCAATGTCATTGTCTCAAAGGATGCAAACTGGTCCTCTCAAGCTGAAGCAGTCATGTCTG GTCTGGAAGGAGCTCTAGGGACAGATAAGGTGGATGCCATCATTAATGTGGCTGGTGGCTGGGCAGGAGGCAATGCTGCAAGCAAAG ACTTCCTGAAAAGCTGTGAAATGATGTGGTCTCAGAGCGTTTGGTCATCTACCATCACTGCTCAGGCTGCTTCCCGTTTCCTTAAGGAAGGAGGATTTGTTGCACTTCCAGGAGCCAAGCCTGCACTGGAAGGCACTGCAG GAATGATTGGGTATGGTCTTGCCAAAGCAGCTGTGCATCAGCTGACAAAGAGTCTTGGAGACGAAAAGTCTGGCTTACCAACTGGTGCAACAACTGTTGCAATCCTTCCCATCACTTTGGATACTCCCATGAACAGGAAATGGATGTCAGGAGCAGATTTCTCCACTTGGACATCTCTAGAATTTGTTGCAGA GCTCTTCATGAAGTGGACGAAGGGACAGGACAGACCTAAATCTGGAAGTCTTGTACAGCTCATTACCAAGGATAACAAGACTGAATTG AAGTGA
- the LOC119573334 gene encoding dihydropteridine reductase-like isoform X1 — protein MSAGKIIVYGGRGALGSAVVKHFKANDWWVGTIDLAANEEADANVIVSKDANWSSQAEAVMSGLEGALGTDKVDAIINVAGGWAGGNAASKDFLKSCEMMWSQSVWSSTITAQAASRFLKEGGFVALPGAKPALEGTAGMIGYGLAKAAVHQLTKSLGDEKSGLPTGATTVAILPITLDTPMNRKWMSGADFSTWTSLEFVAELFMKWTKGQDRPKSGSLVQLITKDNKTELVMV, from the exons ATGTCTGCCGGAAAAATTATCGTCTACGGAGGTCGTGGAGCTCTCGGTTCCGCGGTCGTCAAGCACTTTAAAGCCAACGACTGG TGGGTGGGCACCATTGACCTCGCTGCCAATGAGGAGGCTGATGCCAATGTCATTGTCTCAAAGGATGCAAACTGGTCCTCTCAAGCTGAAGCAGTCATGTCTG GTCTGGAAGGAGCTCTAGGGACAGATAAGGTGGATGCCATCATTAATGTGGCTGGTGGCTGGGCAGGAGGCAATGCTGCAAGCAAAG ACTTCCTGAAAAGCTGTGAAATGATGTGGTCTCAGAGCGTTTGGTCATCTACCATCACTGCTCAGGCTGCTTCCCGTTTCCTTAAGGAAGGAGGATTTGTTGCACTTCCAGGAGCCAAGCCTGCACTGGAAGGCACTGCAG GAATGATTGGGTATGGTCTTGCCAAAGCAGCTGTGCATCAGCTGACAAAGAGTCTTGGAGACGAAAAGTCTGGCTTACCAACTGGTGCAACAACTGTTGCAATCCTTCCCATCACTTTGGATACTCCCATGAACAGGAAATGGATGTCAGGAGCAGATTTCTCCACTTGGACATCTCTAGAATTTGTTGCAGA GCTCTTCATGAAGTGGACGAAGGGACAGGACAGACCTAAATCTGGAAGTCTTGTACAGCTCATTACCAAGGATAACAAGACTGAATTGGTAATGGTGTAG